From a single Alkalihalophilus pseudofirmus genomic region:
- the ezrA gene encoding septation ring formation regulator EzrA gives MTMYVIYAAIAVIAVLFVIGMVFRKNIYKEVDKLDDWKNTILNRDIPSEIGKVKNLHMSGETEEKFELWRSEWDEIVGGILPNIEEQLFDIEEAATKYRFKKAKELIALTTDRLNGIETQLQVMVEEINQLVTSAEQNSTEIGSVKDQFHTVMQQVLKKRGSLGVTVETLDEKLAHTKQLLEDFDQATEEGSYLKAREYLREAKEEVDLVRLSVEKVPALLVQLKTTIPQEVRQLILGIEDMENSGYCLEPFALMSKIESITNENEQLLADISTLEEIESMEEKAAEVTAQLDQLYEVLETEVEAKQEVAKAVPTMKEQVEQVDEQLTLLMEETTQVQLSYRLAEEEISFQEKVKKQLNELMHQLQLIVDVSENNSQTYTSILDMVEEWMEKIKQIQLDIDKGKQALNDLRQDELDAKETLIELRQKLLESKRLLQKSNIPGLPQEAVDHLDESEMKVITAARQLEQVPLEMGRVNVLVEEALSCVEENEQLIKDTIESAQLAERVIQFANRYRNRSERTRSGLIEAEELFRQYEYTEAIECAYQAVKEFDPSIVEKVSEQYTA, from the coding sequence ATGACGATGTATGTAATTTATGCGGCAATAGCCGTTATAGCTGTACTATTTGTTATTGGAATGGTATTTAGAAAAAACATCTATAAAGAGGTCGATAAATTAGACGACTGGAAAAATACCATTTTAAACCGTGATATCCCAAGTGAAATTGGAAAAGTGAAGAACTTACATATGTCAGGCGAAACAGAGGAAAAATTTGAATTGTGGCGTAGTGAATGGGACGAAATCGTGGGCGGTATCCTTCCAAATATTGAAGAACAACTATTTGATATTGAAGAAGCAGCTACTAAATATCGCTTTAAAAAAGCAAAGGAATTGATTGCTTTAACGACAGACAGGCTGAACGGGATTGAAACGCAGCTTCAAGTGATGGTTGAAGAAATTAACCAGCTTGTGACAAGTGCTGAACAAAACAGCACTGAAATTGGCTCTGTAAAAGATCAATTCCATACAGTCATGCAGCAAGTATTAAAAAAACGAGGTTCACTAGGTGTAACTGTTGAAACCTTAGATGAAAAACTTGCGCACACAAAACAGCTTCTTGAAGATTTTGATCAAGCTACAGAAGAAGGAAGCTATTTAAAAGCAAGAGAATATCTGAGAGAAGCGAAAGAAGAAGTCGATTTAGTACGACTGAGTGTAGAGAAAGTGCCTGCTCTTCTTGTTCAATTGAAAACGACCATCCCCCAAGAGGTACGCCAGTTGATCCTTGGAATTGAAGATATGGAGAATTCTGGTTATTGTTTAGAACCGTTTGCTCTCATGTCTAAAATTGAATCGATTACGAACGAAAACGAACAACTGCTAGCTGACATTTCTACCTTAGAGGAAATAGAAAGTATGGAAGAGAAGGCAGCTGAGGTAACCGCTCAACTAGATCAGTTATATGAAGTGCTAGAAACTGAAGTTGAAGCAAAACAAGAGGTAGCAAAAGCAGTGCCTACAATGAAAGAGCAGGTTGAGCAAGTAGATGAACAACTCACTCTTTTAATGGAGGAAACGACTCAAGTGCAGTTAAGTTATCGTTTGGCAGAAGAAGAAATTTCCTTCCAAGAGAAAGTGAAAAAACAGTTGAATGAATTAATGCATCAGCTGCAGCTGATTGTAGATGTTTCTGAAAATAACTCTCAAACCTACACGTCTATCTTAGATATGGTAGAAGAATGGATGGAGAAAATCAAACAGATTCAGCTAGATATTGATAAAGGGAAACAAGCACTAAATGACCTTCGTCAAGATGAGCTCGATGCAAAAGAGACACTAATCGAGTTAAGACAAAAGCTGCTTGAGAGTAAACGTCTCCTTCAAAAGAGTAACATACCAGGCCTTCCGCAAGAGGCAGTAGATCACTTAGATGAAAGTGAAATGAAAGTGATTACAGCGGCAAGACAGCTTGAGCAGGTGCCTCTTGAAATGGGGCGTGTCAATGTATTGGTAGAAGAAGCTCTTAGTTGTGTAGAGGAAAATGAACAGCTCATTAAAGATACAATTGAGTCAGCTCAGCTTGCAGAGAGAGTAATTCAGTTTGCTAATAGATACCGTAACAGGTCGGAACGTACTAGAAGCGGATTAATTGAGGCTGAGGAGCTGTTCCGTCAATATGAATACACCGAAGCGATTGAATGTGCTTACCAAGCTGTAAAGGAATTTGATCCATCGATTGTTGAAAAGGTAAGCGAACAATATACCGCATAA
- the refZ gene encoding forespore capture DNA-binding protein RefZ, with the protein MSETTREKMKEAAARLFYTQGYHGTSVRHIAEQANVNIALVSYYFGGKKGLFELLMTEFLEGYLQAMKVDEEKLKNQDARDLLLTMMHSLLCYQQKHYHLARMVHREMTMDSILVRELMSTYLRKEKHDVEKIIRKGMREGRFIGQPVDFVLIQIRGMITLPYYSPQYFRELYQLSTTEPYFIDRYAEHLVRWIDSCLCGISEPRTNRIISRVNLA; encoded by the coding sequence ATGAGTGAAACAACACGTGAGAAGATGAAAGAAGCAGCTGCCCGTTTATTTTATACACAAGGCTATCATGGAACATCGGTCCGTCACATTGCAGAACAAGCAAATGTAAATATTGCACTCGTATCTTATTATTTTGGTGGAAAAAAAGGGTTGTTTGAACTATTAATGACTGAATTTCTAGAAGGATACTTACAGGCAATGAAGGTGGATGAGGAAAAACTTAAAAACCAAGATGCTAGAGATCTGCTGTTAACCATGATGCATTCATTGTTATGCTATCAGCAGAAACATTATCATTTAGCTAGAATGGTACACAGAGAGATGACAATGGACTCGATATTAGTTAGGGAACTTATGTCCACGTATTTGAGGAAAGAAAAACATGATGTAGAGAAAATTATTAGAAAAGGGATGAGAGAGGGCAGGTTTATAGGGCAGCCAGTGGATTTTGTCTTAATTCAAATACGCGGAATGATTACACTTCCTTACTACTCGCCTCAGTATTTTAGAGAACTTTATCAGTTATCTACAACGGAACCTTATTTTATTGACCGCTATGCAGAGCATCTAGTGAGATGGATTGATTCATGCCTGTGCGGAATAAGCGAGCCACGAACCAATCGCATAATAAGCAGGGTGAATTTAGCGTAG
- the hisJ gene encoding histidinol-phosphatase HisJ, with the protein MIKHDGHIHSPYCPHGTADTFADYCEQAISDGLSGITFTEHAPLPEGFTDPTPEQDSAMSYGQLTSYIEDLQAVKSFYKNKLSVLIGLEVDFIEGYEKETTTFLNEVGPKLDDSILSCHFININNEYYCIDYSPHVFLTCQTLLGSTDAVYKHYYETVKKSVKSDLGSYKPTRIGHITLCQKFKKKYPATELHSQDITSILQLINDHNYSLDYNGAGTLKPLCGVTYPPGDIASLAHQLGIPLIYGSDAHQVKGMAAGVDTLFDTDILSAPVLR; encoded by the coding sequence ATGATCAAGCACGATGGACACATCCATTCTCCTTATTGCCCGCATGGAACAGCTGATACATTTGCTGATTATTGCGAACAAGCTATTAGCGATGGTTTATCCGGCATCACATTCACAGAACATGCCCCGCTTCCTGAAGGGTTCACTGACCCTACCCCAGAGCAGGACAGCGCTATGTCTTATGGCCAGCTGACGTCTTATATAGAGGATTTACAAGCTGTCAAATCTTTTTATAAGAATAAGCTATCTGTATTAATCGGCCTGGAAGTTGATTTCATTGAAGGATATGAGAAAGAAACGACGACCTTTCTAAATGAGGTGGGCCCAAAACTAGATGACAGCATTTTATCTTGTCATTTTATTAACATAAATAACGAATATTATTGTATTGATTATAGCCCTCATGTGTTTTTAACGTGTCAAACATTGCTCGGCTCAACGGATGCAGTATATAAACATTATTACGAGACGGTTAAAAAATCAGTAAAATCTGACCTGGGTTCATACAAACCCACTAGAATCGGCCATATTACTCTTTGTCAAAAATTCAAAAAAAAATACCCTGCGACTGAATTACACAGCCAGGATATCACATCTATTCTCCAATTAATAAATGATCATAATTACAGCCTTGATTATAACGGGGCAGGTACACTTAAGCCTTTATGCGGAGTGACCTATCCTCCTGGTGACATCGCATCTCTTGCTCATCAATTAGGTATACCATTAATTTATGGTTCAGATGCTCATCAAGTAAAGGGAATGGCTGCCGGGGTTGATACCCTTTTTGATACGGATATTCTTTCTGCCCCTGTTCTACGCTAA
- the rpsD gene encoding 30S ribosomal protein S4: protein MARYTGPSWKLSRRLGISLSGTGKELAKRPYAPGQHGPNQRKKLSEYGLQLQEKQKLRHMFGVNERQFRRIFDDAGKMPGIHGENFMILLESRLDNLVYRMGLARTRRAARQLVNHGHIMVDGGRVDIPSYRVKPGQTIALREKSRDLSVVKEALEANDFTPAYVTFDAEKLEGTFSRLPERSELPAEITEALIVEFYSR from the coding sequence ATGGCTCGTTATACAGGTCCATCTTGGAAATTATCTCGTCGTTTAGGAATCTCTCTAAGCGGTACTGGTAAAGAATTAGCAAAGCGTCCGTATGCTCCAGGGCAACACGGTCCAAACCAACGTAAAAAATTATCGGAATACGGTCTTCAACTACAAGAGAAGCAAAAGCTTCGTCACATGTTTGGTGTGAATGAGCGTCAATTCCGTCGTATCTTTGATGATGCTGGCAAAATGCCTGGTATCCACGGTGAAAACTTCATGATTCTTCTTGAGTCACGTCTTGATAACCTTGTTTACCGTATGGGTCTTGCTCGTACTCGTCGTGCTGCTCGTCAGTTAGTTAACCATGGTCACATCATGGTTGATGGAGGTCGTGTTGACATTCCTTCATACCGTGTTAAACCTGGTCAAACAATTGCTCTTCGCGAAAAATCTCGTGACTTAAGCGTTGTTAAAGAAGCTCTTGAAGCTAACGATTTCACTCCAGCATACGTAACATTCGATGCTGAGAAGCTTGAAGGTACTTTCAGCCGTCTTCCTGAGCGTTCTGAACTTCCTGCTGAAATCACTGAAGCTCTTATCGTTGAGTTCTACTCTCGTTAA
- a CDS encoding sensor domain-containing diguanylate cyclase, whose product MNPRNEVTVGEMMTVDQWLKGADYQINFYALASSYHALALKVGKPNHLEKIAIYERNNEQFELVKGEEADKGIHQNNKEIESWFKKTHDHSMKVVEGSLITTSPSWNVCISLYYKSILYGLIIHTFPTKKDADAFAAGHLEMIPFQTLFAQGYNCSKSTTVSMKRDLLLQVTKKCHGSMDINEVLKQIITAINQVFPNWNVHLYLTHEWKIDHDLSIKPLVYGMDNHNRLAEHAYLKGELQIDRNEKQLNVFAPLRGKQAVYGVIELEADTDIVLHTHDLEFINVLADTGGNALENAELYQQSRNLNQDLQLINQTSHQLNEKLRLKDTITFMTQQILVSFGAEQVGFVLFEEGEITVLEGSTPVFNDPSLLKKLNPLFMEMKYHREPQFVGDSKSHKLFQHSYYRSLLAVPMIQSGVLKGVVIVLDQKPYCFSYDHFKLLQSLAHHSTLAFTNAMLHEKLEKLVITDHLTSLYSRSYLDQQIRASLENDGYGTYLLFDVDNFKQVNDTHGHQIGDEVLIQVAKIMKENIRDEDIAARWGGEELALYLPKVNLEDAKKIAVRIVEAVEYQTEPPITVSCGVSYWHHHKAARSLKELIKEADDGLYTAKRLGKNRIHVAQESSSLKEEA is encoded by the coding sequence ATGAATCCACGGAATGAAGTTACGGTTGGGGAAATGATGACTGTTGATCAATGGTTAAAAGGAGCAGACTATCAAATTAATTTCTATGCATTAGCTTCTTCTTACCATGCCCTCGCATTAAAAGTGGGTAAGCCTAATCATTTAGAGAAGATAGCCATTTATGAAAGAAATAATGAACAATTTGAACTCGTTAAAGGGGAAGAAGCAGATAAAGGTATACATCAGAATAATAAAGAGATCGAGAGCTGGTTCAAAAAGACTCATGATCATTCCATGAAAGTAGTAGAGGGCAGTTTAATTACCACTTCTCCAAGCTGGAATGTATGTATCTCCTTATACTATAAATCGATATTATATGGATTGATTATTCATACTTTCCCTACAAAAAAAGATGCAGATGCGTTTGCTGCAGGACACCTAGAGATGATTCCTTTCCAAACACTATTTGCCCAGGGCTATAATTGCTCGAAATCCACTACCGTCAGCATGAAGAGAGATCTTCTTTTGCAAGTAACAAAGAAGTGTCATGGATCTATGGATATAAACGAAGTATTAAAACAAATTATTACGGCTATTAATCAAGTATTCCCTAATTGGAATGTTCATTTATATTTAACGCATGAGTGGAAAATTGATCATGACCTATCAATTAAACCATTGGTGTATGGAATGGATAACCATAACCGATTGGCCGAGCATGCTTATTTAAAAGGAGAGCTCCAAATAGATAGAAATGAAAAACAACTGAATGTTTTTGCGCCGCTTAGAGGCAAACAAGCGGTTTACGGGGTCATAGAATTAGAGGCTGATACAGACATTGTCCTTCACACACATGACCTCGAGTTTATTAATGTCCTAGCGGATACTGGGGGAAACGCTTTAGAGAATGCCGAGCTTTATCAGCAGTCTAGAAACTTAAATCAAGATCTGCAGCTTATTAATCAAACATCCCACCAGTTAAATGAAAAATTAAGACTAAAAGATACAATTACCTTTATGACTCAACAGATTCTTGTATCATTTGGAGCTGAACAAGTAGGTTTTGTTCTCTTTGAAGAGGGAGAAATTACTGTGTTAGAAGGTAGTACACCTGTTTTCAATGACCCCTCACTCTTAAAGAAGCTCAACCCGCTGTTTATGGAGATGAAATACCATAGAGAACCGCAGTTTGTTGGGGACTCTAAAAGTCACAAGCTCTTTCAGCACTCTTATTATCGAAGTCTTTTAGCGGTGCCGATGATTCAAAGTGGAGTCTTAAAAGGTGTGGTTATCGTGCTGGATCAGAAGCCGTATTGTTTCAGTTACGATCATTTTAAGCTGCTGCAATCTCTCGCACATCACTCTACATTAGCTTTTACAAATGCTATGCTTCATGAGAAGTTAGAAAAACTCGTAATTACCGATCATCTAACCAGCTTATATTCTAGAAGTTATTTAGATCAGCAAATTAGAGCCTCGCTTGAAAATGATGGCTATGGGACGTATCTTCTATTTGATGTGGATAACTTTAAACAGGTTAATGATACACACGGACATCAAATTGGAGATGAAGTGCTTATTCAAGTGGCTAAGATTATGAAGGAAAATATTCGTGATGAGGATATTGCAGCAAGGTGGGGAGGGGAAGAGTTAGCTCTATATCTGCCAAAAGTCAATTTAGAAGATGCTAAAAAAATTGCCGTGCGCATCGTAGAAGCTGTTGAATATCAAACCGAGCCGCCTATTACGGTTTCATGCGGTGTCTCTTATTGGCATCATCATAAAGCTGCCCGCTCGCTAAAAGAATTAATTAAAGAAGCTGATGACGGGCTTTATACAGCCAAAAGGTTAGGTAAAAACCGGATTCATGTGGCTCAAGAGAGTTCTTCACTTAAAGAAGAAGCCTAA
- a CDS encoding GAF domain-containing protein codes for MFNQEAYKGDLASNYQLVTKQLNALLTGENDLIANLSNASALLSQFLHDVNWVGFYLLKDNELVLGPFQGLPACVRIPLGRGVCGTSAAERKTLRIEDVHAFPGHIACAAASRSEIVIPIIKDGNLVGVLDIDSPILNRFTEEDQTHLEAFVEELERHI; via the coding sequence ATGTTTAATCAAGAAGCTTATAAAGGAGATCTTGCTTCAAATTATCAATTAGTTACTAAGCAATTGAATGCTCTTTTAACAGGAGAGAATGACCTTATTGCTAATTTGTCTAATGCAAGTGCTCTATTAAGTCAATTTTTGCATGATGTAAATTGGGTTGGTTTCTATTTATTAAAAGACAATGAGCTTGTTCTTGGGCCATTTCAGGGGCTGCCTGCATGTGTACGTATTCCACTTGGCAGAGGTGTATGCGGAACGAGCGCAGCTGAGAGAAAAACTCTTCGCATAGAAGATGTTCATGCTTTCCCTGGACATATTGCTTGTGCTGCCGCATCACGTTCTGAAATTGTGATCCCCATTATAAAAGATGGTAATCTAGTTGGGGTTCTTGATATTGACAGTCCAATACTAAATCGTTTCACTGAAGAAGATCAAACACATCTTGAAGCGTTCGTTGAAGAATTAGAACGGCACATATAA
- the tyrS gene encoding tyrosine--tRNA ligase has product MSEETKLTLEQEQEVERQLEILKRGVVEITPEHELKKKIEKSVRTGKPLKVKLGMDPSAPDVHLGHTVPLHKLRQFQELGHEIQMLIGDFTGRIGDPTGKSETRKQLSDEDVKRNAMTYVEQYGKILDMEKATIYYNSEWLKALSFEDVIGLSANMTVARMLERDDFEKRYKSGQPISIHEFFYPLMQGYDSVALESDIEVGGTDQKFNLLMGRTLQEAYGKEKQVAMTLPLIEGLDGERKMSKSLNNYIGIDESPNEIFGKSMSIPDELMIKYYKLATDIPMDEINALEEGIKNGSVHPRDAKMNLGAKFVEMYHGKDAADEAKSYFQTVFQKRTLPTDIPEVKWSGEDAVWVVELLVELKMMSSKGEARRMVQNGGVKVNEEKVEDVQAQIKIEDGLIVQVGKRKFAKLVTH; this is encoded by the coding sequence ATGAGTGAAGAAACGAAGTTAACACTAGAACAAGAACAAGAGGTAGAACGTCAGTTAGAGATTCTAAAACGCGGCGTGGTAGAAATTACCCCAGAACATGAATTAAAAAAGAAGATTGAAAAATCGGTTCGTACAGGTAAGCCGTTAAAAGTTAAGCTAGGGATGGATCCGTCTGCGCCTGATGTTCACCTTGGACATACGGTTCCCCTGCACAAGCTGCGTCAATTCCAAGAACTAGGTCATGAAATCCAAATGCTTATCGGTGACTTTACCGGACGAATTGGTGATCCTACTGGGAAATCTGAAACTAGAAAGCAATTAAGTGATGAAGATGTAAAACGTAATGCAATGACGTATGTAGAGCAATACGGAAAAATTCTCGACATGGAAAAAGCAACGATCTATTACAATTCAGAATGGCTCAAAGCTTTATCATTTGAGGATGTTATCGGTCTATCTGCTAATATGACAGTAGCTAGAATGCTTGAGAGAGATGATTTTGAGAAAAGATATAAATCTGGTCAGCCGATCTCCATTCATGAGTTCTTCTACCCATTAATGCAAGGATATGATTCTGTGGCGTTAGAGTCTGATATTGAAGTGGGAGGAACGGATCAAAAGTTCAATCTTTTAATGGGACGTACACTTCAAGAGGCATATGGCAAAGAGAAGCAAGTAGCTATGACTTTGCCGTTAATTGAGGGGCTTGACGGAGAAAGAAAAATGTCTAAATCCCTTAATAACTACATTGGTATTGATGAGTCGCCAAATGAAATATTTGGTAAATCGATGTCGATTCCAGATGAATTAATGATTAAATACTACAAGCTGGCAACAGATATTCCTATGGATGAGATCAATGCTCTAGAAGAAGGGATCAAGAATGGTTCAGTACATCCAAGAGATGCAAAGATGAATCTAGGTGCTAAGTTTGTGGAAATGTACCATGGAAAAGATGCTGCTGATGAAGCAAAGAGCTACTTCCAAACAGTTTTTCAAAAGCGTACCCTCCCAACAGACATCCCTGAAGTGAAGTGGAGCGGGGAAGACGCTGTGTGGGTTGTGGAGCTGCTGGTTGAATTGAAGATGATGTCTTCTAAAGGAGAGGCACGTCGTATGGTTCAAAATGGCGGTGTTAAAGTAAATGAAGAAAAAGTAGAAGATGTTCAAGCCCAAATTAAAATAGAAGATGGACTAATCGTTCAAGTAGGTAAGCGTAAATTTGCTAAGCTTGTAACACATTAA
- the brnQ gene encoding branched-chain amino acid transport system II carrier protein yields MNRTLPTKDLAALGFLMFALFLGAGNLIFPPLLGQQAGTALWPAIIGFLVTGVGLPLLAIIAVSQVNGDLHQLANRVHPIFAVIFSFTVYLAIGPFFGIPRTGTVAYEIGVVPFLPGGQATTTSLLISTLIFFSLTFWLALNPAKLVDRVGKILTPLLIILIAIVSLRGVFAPMGSFEAAEENYQNGAFFSGFIEGYLTMDTIAALVFGIVIMNRLQERGIKDRAAIQAFTIKAGIIAGVGLSLVYLSLGYLGASSVSTIGRLDNGGAILAAVANALFGSTGSMILALVITFACLTTSIGLVSACGEFFAKRFSSVSYPVIIFILCVFSFTMANLGLSQLIAVSVPVLVTIYPIAIVLITLSFLHHKIGQRRQIYIGALIGAFIISLLDGISTAGVNLESLAFLNWIPLYGEGLGWLVPSIIGALIGWAVSKR; encoded by the coding sequence ATGAATCGTACATTACCAACGAAGGACTTAGCAGCATTAGGCTTTCTAATGTTCGCTCTATTTTTAGGGGCAGGAAACCTGATCTTTCCACCATTGCTGGGGCAACAAGCAGGAACGGCACTTTGGCCTGCCATAATAGGCTTTCTTGTAACAGGTGTGGGACTGCCGTTACTTGCCATCATTGCTGTTTCACAGGTCAATGGAGATCTGCATCAATTAGCTAACCGGGTGCACCCAATATTCGCTGTTATTTTTTCATTCACTGTATACCTTGCGATTGGACCATTCTTTGGAATTCCTCGTACAGGAACCGTGGCATATGAAATAGGTGTGGTACCATTTTTGCCTGGTGGACAAGCAACCACTACTTCTTTACTTATATCCACTCTTATTTTCTTTAGTCTAACGTTCTGGCTAGCTTTGAATCCGGCCAAATTAGTCGACCGGGTCGGGAAAATATTAACACCGTTATTAATTATATTGATTGCCATCGTTTCCCTTCGCGGAGTATTTGCCCCGATGGGAAGCTTTGAAGCAGCTGAGGAAAACTATCAAAACGGCGCTTTCTTCTCAGGTTTTATTGAAGGCTATCTAACGATGGATACAATTGCTGCTTTAGTGTTCGGGATTGTCATCATGAACCGCCTGCAAGAAAGAGGAATTAAAGACCGTGCAGCTATTCAAGCCTTTACCATTAAAGCAGGTATTATAGCGGGTGTTGGATTATCTCTTGTTTATTTATCATTAGGATACTTAGGAGCAAGCAGTGTTTCCACTATTGGTCGCTTAGATAACGGAGGAGCTATTTTAGCAGCAGTCGCAAATGCTCTTTTCGGCTCAACTGGTTCGATGATCCTTGCGCTTGTTATTACATTTGCTTGTTTAACCACATCAATTGGACTGGTTTCGGCATGTGGTGAATTTTTTGCTAAACGTTTCTCGAGTGTATCTTATCCTGTCATTATTTTTATCTTGTGTGTATTCAGTTTCACCATGGCTAACTTAGGTTTAAGCCAATTAATTGCCGTTTCAGTACCTGTACTAGTAACGATTTACCCTATAGCTATTGTGTTGATTACACTATCATTTCTCCACCATAAAATTGGTCAAAGACGCCAAATTTATATCGGAGCTCTTATAGGGGCATTTATTATCAGCCTGCTTGATGGGATCAGCACAGCAGGTGTTAATCTAGAGTCTCTCGCATTCCTTAACTGGATTCCATTGTACGGAGAAGGTTTAGGCTGGTTAGTTCCTAGTATCATCGGGGCTCTCATAGGCTGGGCTGTTTCAAAACGTTAA